In the Prochlorococcus marinus str. MIT 9312 genome, CTTGTGTGGAATATGCCTTGAACTTTCAATATCACTTACAAGGATCTTGTTGATACGTGATTTGCTTTGATATTTAGCTTCATTTATACAAGAAATTAATATCTCTCTAAAAACATTTAACAAAATAAGATCATCAGGTATTAAAGGTATTGCGTGATTATCAAGAATTCTAATTATTTCAGTTATTTTTAAATTGAAATTTGCATTAGAATTAGAAATGCTTTTTAATATAAACTTTATCTTTTCAACCCAACTTGAGTAAGAAAAAGATCCTCTTAGCAAATTAATATATTTTTTAAAATCAAGTAATAATTTAACCCATTTATTCAAATCCAAACTTATATTTTTTAAGCTAAATGGTTTTAAATTAAAAGTACCTAAATTGACTTCTTTTTCATAAATTAGGCCTAAAGTAATTCTATTTATACACCAGTCTAGAGTATTTTTTTCTTCGCCTAATCTTTCATTAGCATCTAATCCCCAATGAAAACCAACTTGGGTAAGTAAGAAAATAATTTCATCCTTTTCAGTAATATCAAAATCAAAAATGTTCTGAGTTACTTTTTTTGAAAGAATATAATCTATTTTTTCAAGTGTAATTTTCTCATTTGCTATTTCAGTGATGTCAATTAAAAATTTATAAATGTCTGGAAAATCATAATTATCATCATCAATAAAAAAATAAGGTATCTTCTCACCATTAATTAATTCATTATTAAAGATATACTTTAGATATGGTTTGATTAGATTAATTTGTGGAGATAAAACAGCAATATCACTATATTTAATATTCTCACAAGAATTTATTATTTCTATAATTTTATTTCTTATATATTCTAATTGACTATTCTGATTGAAATGCTCACGAAGTAATATTGAATCATCCCTTTCATTTACTATAAAATCATTGTTATTATTATCAATTAGTCTTTTTTGTATTTGATTAAGAAGAGGAATATCTTTCTTCTTATTAAAATTAGTTGTTGGATCAATATATATTAAATTATTTTTTAAATTTATACCTTCTTTATTAATATTTTCCTCAATTAATTTCTGAAAATTTGCTCCATACTTACCAAATATTTTCTCTATATTTGTATTTTTTAAATTCAAATTACTTTCAAAATTATCAAATTCCAACTCACCTTCAAGATAATTAATTCTATTCCATAAATCATCTCCTGCAGATAATAAATATAAATTTACATTAGTAAATTTTGAAAGTTCTGAATAAAAGTTAATATGCAGTTTAGATAAGTTATTATCGGAAATAATATAAATTTGATTTGGGACTTTAATTTGAAGTTTTTTAACTTTTCTTAAATTCTTTATTAATTGAATCATGTATAAACATGAGGGCTTTTCAGATACCTTTTTCTCTAATAATTTATATAAAATGGGTTGCCAAAATTGATCTGAATTCAAATTCTTAAATAGATTAATTGAATTAATTTCATATCTATTCCATTCAGCAATCATTTCAGGTCTAAAAATTAGATAATCAATAAAATTATTCGCGATCTTTTTTGTCAGATTATATATGTCTCCATCAATTGTTTTTTCATTATCCAAATATTTATTAATCCAATTTCTAAGCGGAAATGATTCTTTAAAGCTATTTAATTCTTCTAATGAATCAATAATGCCCCATTTAATTGACTCAAAATTCCATAAACCCATATCAATTCCAGGGAAAAAATTTGTCAATAATGATTCGGTGTAACTTGATATTGTCTTGAATTCATAAAGTGCACTTATTTTGTTTCTTATAGTTATTTGTTCACTTAACCACTTCCCCAAAAAATAATTAGGAACAGCTATTTCTAAATTATCAGTTATAAGAGGAGGACATATTTTTAATTCTTCTGCCAAAAGCTCACTAATTACTTCAATTTTGTTTGACTTATATAGATTGAGCAATTTAATGATTGGTTATATTACTCAACTTTAAATGGATCAGTTATTTCTGCATTAGGAAATTCGAATTCCCCAACAGCAACAAATTCTAAACGCAGCTTTAAGAAAGTTATAAATTTTTTATCCGTCGATAAAATAGCTGCTGGGGGTGATGGAATCTTTGCTTTTAGATCAATAAATTGGTTGGTTTGCAAAAAGGATGGATTTTTTAAAAGCCAAAAATCTATTTCTTTATTATTTTCTTTATAGTTCCTCATCCTCTCTTTCAAAATCTCCTCAATTGGTTCTTCAACAGTTAAAAACTTTTCACTTGCCGCGACGAAAAAGTATGTTGTCATTTTGAAATTTAATTTGATGTAATAAGGGACTTCATTTCACGTACAGACTTTTCTAATCCTATCGCTAAAGCCCTTGCAACAATACTATGACCTATGTTCAACTCGTTCATATTGTTAATTGATGCAATTTTTTTAACATTATTGTAGTTAAGGCCATGACCAGCATTAACAACTAATCCAAGATCATTTGCTAAATGTGTAGACTCTATAATCCTTTGGAGCTCTTTATACTGTTCAGATCCTGATAGTTCAGCATATTTTCCAGTATGTAATTCTATAAAATCAAACCCTATTTCTTTGGAATAATTTATCTGTTCACCAAGAGGATCAATGAATGCACTTACTTCTATATTTGAATGCTTTAAATTTTCAACAAAATTCTTAAGGTATTGCGCATTACTTTTTAAATCCAACCCGCCTTCAGTAGTAACTTCCTCTCTTTTCTCGGGTACAAGTGTTACATAATCGGGTAGAGTTTTTTTAGCAATTTCTAACATTTCTTCTGTAGCAGCCATCTCTAAATTGAGTTTTGTTTTTATAGTCTCCTTCAGAAGGAATACGTCTCTATCTTGTATATGTCTTCTATCTTCTCTTAGATGAACTGTTATGGAGTCTGCACCTCCTAATTCAGCTAAAAAAGCAAATTGCACAGGGTCAGGCTCCACAGTTTTCCTTGCTTGCCTTACATTTGCAATATGATCAATGTTTACTCCTAAAGTTGCCATAATTTTGAAAATCTTAGTTTCTAGACAATCTAGTAACCGCCCAATAATAGCTAATAAAAAAAGGCAAACACTTAAATTATTAATATATAGTAAATAGAACTTGAAGAAGAATTCCTTAGATATTTGGCATAAAATCAACCCTCTATTGGGATTTATTGCAATGTTCGTTACCCAGGACGTTGTTTTGAGATTCTTTTTTAGAAAAAAGAAAATATTAAAAAATGGTTTTTCGATTCCTATGAATTCCTCTATTATTTTGGCTCCAACCCACAGATCAAGATGGGACGGCTTAATACTCACCATGGCAATGGGTAGAAGGGTAACAAAAAAGGATTGTAGATTTATGGTTACTAAATCTGAAATGAGAGGAATACAAGGTTGGTTTTTAAAAAGACTTGGATGTTTTTCGATAAATCAATTTTCGCCATCTCTCTCAGCGTTAAGATATGCGATTGATCTTATAGAGAAAAGAGAACAACTTGTAATTTTTCCCGAAGGTAAAATCAATAAATATGGGAAAAAATTAATTCTAAAAGAAGGACTATACAGATTAGCTCGATTAGCTACAAAAAAGACAGAATCTATTATTATCATTCCAATCGGAATTGCCTATAGCAAAATATCTCCAAATTTTAGGAGCGAATTTTGTTTATCCTTTGGACAACCAATAGCAATGAATGATTACTTAAACTTTACCATCAAGGAATTTAATAAATTTCTAAATGAGAAAATGCTCAAAGAGGAAGAAATAGCATTAAAAAATGTAGGTAGATGAATCCGTAATAAGTTACTATTAATTTTAATAATTTAATGAAAATATGAAATTTTTAAAATTAATCTCAATTTTTTTAATATTTTTTGGAAATTTTTCTTATAAAAATTTAGTTCACGCAGAAATTAAGAATGCAAAAGACTATAAGGTACTTTCAAAACTTAGTAATCAGCTCTCCATATCAAACGTAGACTATTATCTAAAACAGGGCGATAAATCTATAAAAAATGGTGATTTTGACAAAGCTAAGGATTTCTATCTAGATGCAAGAAATTTAGCAAAGCAACTGGCTTCGTTTTATTCCGATCTTAATACTTCGTTCAAAGGAATTGATGCAAGGATACCAAATGAAATGCAGAGGAAAGGTAAGCAAACATTACAAATTTTGGCAGAATCAAATGAAAGATTAGCTTCTTTATATATAAAAACTGAAAAACCTGATGTTGCAGTACCCTTACTTGTAGAAACAATTAGAATAATGTCTCCTAATAGCCAAGAAGGTAAAGAAGCTTATGAAAGATTGATCCAACTAGGATTTGTTGAAACTAAATACAAAGGTTAATTTAAATTAATTATGATCACGAAAAAAGAAGTTATTAATTTAATTACAAAGAAATTACCAAGTTCCCAAGTTTTTGTTGAGAACCTTAAGGGAAATGATCATTTGCAGGTAACTGTAATTGCAACTCAATTCAATGGATTATCATTAGTTAAACAACATCAGCTAGTCTATTCTGCATTAAAGGAAGAATTAGCTTCAGAGGCTATCCATGCACTGGCATTAAAAACAGAAACACCTAATTGAATTATGGACAACTTAACAAAAGATAAAATACAAAAACTGATTGACTCTAATCCAGTTATGGTATTCATGAAAGGGACTAAATTAATGCCTCAATGCGGTTTCTCCAACAATGTAGTTCAAATACTTAATTCCCTAGGTATTGAATTTGGTACTTTTGATGTTTTAAGCGATTTCGAAGTACGAGAAGGTATTAAAAAATATTCCGATTGGCCAACAATTCCTCAAGTTTATTTAAAAGGAGAATTTCTTGGTGGATCAGACATTCTTATCGAAATGTACAACTCAGGAGCTCTGAAAGAAAAAATAGAAATTGAATTAGCGTCTTAACACATTTAATAAGTATAAATACTGATTTGATTAATAAAAATTAATATTTTAAATCCTTTTTTTATCAAAAAAACCCTTATTTTCGTCTCCTTCTGGATCAATAAAACTTGATGGATCTAAAATCCATCTTTCAATTAATCTTTCTAATTTCTCTTGATCTCTTTGCTCTAAACCACTGCAATTCCTTAATGCTTGGAGATAACCATCACTATATAATTTAAGATCAGATGG is a window encoding:
- a CDS encoding exodeoxyribonuclease V subunit gamma, producing the protein MLNLYKSNKIEVISELLAEELKICPPLITDNLEIAVPNYFLGKWLSEQITIRNKISALYEFKTISSYTESLLTNFFPGIDMGLWNFESIKWGIIDSLEELNSFKESFPLRNWINKYLDNEKTIDGDIYNLTKKIANNFIDYLIFRPEMIAEWNRYEINSINLFKNLNSDQFWQPILYKLLEKKVSEKPSCLYMIQLIKNLRKVKKLQIKVPNQIYIISDNNLSKLHINFYSELSKFTNVNLYLLSAGDDLWNRINYLEGELEFDNFESNLNLKNTNIEKIFGKYGANFQKLIEENINKEGINLKNNLIYIDPTTNFNKKKDIPLLNQIQKRLIDNNNNDFIVNERDDSILLREHFNQNSQLEYIRNKIIEIINSCENIKYSDIAVLSPQINLIKPYLKYIFNNELINGEKIPYFFIDDDNYDFPDIYKFLIDITEIANEKITLEKIDYILSKKVTQNIFDFDITEKDEIIFLLTQVGFHWGLDANERLGEEKNTLDWCINRITLGLIYEKEVNLGTFNLKPFSLKNISLDLNKWVKLLLDFKKYINLLRGSFSYSSWVEKIKFILKSISNSNANFNLKITEIIRILDNHAIPLIPDDLILLNVFREILISCINEAKYQSKSRINKILVSDIESSRHIPHKVIFLIDMNSVYYPKLSKNENINLLNNKYHLGDPSVFEREKYSFLELLISCRDKFIVTWVRNDKNNKKLDVSFPIKELISFFDSFLNQAQRELIIKYSDLNKKEIIDLDSSEIIKSNYSLVEDIDWNEKKSDIKNYKLSELIYWFKTPQKYWLNKKNISPKEIFIHHPDEEYVSNLQKSQLITKIIQELEIDNHNVIDDLKNLNINAQLVENGIIMPKNSIFIKEKEIKDLLESLSISLSEHNKINRIYVKSNANKEEYFIADDTVIELIHSKLSFSRLTEAWIKTLFISSLKKNIKKTKVIFRTENYYKSQIIQSPGLIESNLILEEYINIFKNYSEKCFPLPPESSYKYVEAKIKSKNEKKAFTDRWIGNKFFSKGERDNIEMKLCFGNEKEQDFFLGNNNFDKLSLRLYAPLINALKK
- a CDS encoding MgPME-cyclase complex family protein, which translates into the protein MTTYFFVAASEKFLTVEEPIEEILKERMRNYKENNKEIDFWLLKNPSFLQTNQFIDLKAKIPSPPAAILSTDKKFITFLKLRLEFVAVGEFEFPNAEITDPFKVE
- a CDS encoding pyridoxine 5'-phosphate synthase gives rise to the protein MATLGVNIDHIANVRQARKTVEPDPVQFAFLAELGGADSITVHLREDRRHIQDRDVFLLKETIKTKLNLEMAATEEMLEIAKKTLPDYVTLVPEKREEVTTEGGLDLKSNAQYLKNFVENLKHSNIEVSAFIDPLGEQINYSKEIGFDFIELHTGKYAELSGSEQYKELQRIIESTHLANDLGLVVNAGHGLNYNNVKKIASINNMNELNIGHSIVARALAIGLEKSVREMKSLITSN
- a CDS encoding lysophospholipid acyltransferase family protein; translation: MFVTQDVVLRFFFRKKKILKNGFSIPMNSSIILAPTHRSRWDGLILTMAMGRRVTKKDCRFMVTKSEMRGIQGWFLKRLGCFSINQFSPSLSALRYAIDLIEKREQLVIFPEGKINKYGKKLILKEGLYRLARLATKKTESIIIIPIGIAYSKISPNFRSEFCLSFGQPIAMNDYLNFTIKEFNKFLNEKMLKEEEIALKNVGR
- a CDS encoding BolA family protein, which translates into the protein MITKKEVINLITKKLPSSQVFVENLKGNDHLQVTVIATQFNGLSLVKQHQLVYSALKEELASEAIHALALKTETPN
- the grxD gene encoding Grx4 family monothiol glutaredoxin, with protein sequence MDNLTKDKIQKLIDSNPVMVFMKGTKLMPQCGFSNNVVQILNSLGIEFGTFDVLSDFEVREGIKKYSDWPTIPQVYLKGEFLGGSDILIEMYNSGALKEKIEIELAS
- a CDS encoding DUF6761 family protein: MTSFENPKAIRHFQSICDSCQDLVTRFHTPSDLKLYSDGYLQALRNCSGLEQRDQEKLERLIERWILDPSSFIDPEGDENKGFFDKKRI